In Candidatus Sodalis pierantonius str. SOPE, one DNA window encodes the following:
- a CDS encoding Rieske 2Fe-2S domain-containing protein — MTPCKITVGKTDILVIRRGEEVYALEATCPHTPARRWKRGRCAKTNWSARGINRCSPSLKVARALCWNRLHCGH; from the coding sequence ATGACCCCTTGCAAAATAACCGTCGGAAAGACCGATATACTGGTAATCCGCCGCGGTGAAGAGGTCTATGCCCTGGAAGCCACCTGCCCGCACACTCCGGCGCGCCGCTGGAAAAGGGGGCGCTGTGCGAAGACAAACTGGTCTGCCCGTGGCATAAATCGGTGTTCGCCATCACTGAAAGTCGCCCGGGCTCTCTGCTGGAACCGCCTTCACTGCGGGCACTGA
- a CDS encoding FAD-dependent oxidoreductase yields the protein MVCPWHKSVFAITESRPGSLLEPPSLRALKRFPVKVEQDAVWIDPQPLDEATPLQAADKQPTYVVLGTGAGGSAAIKALRENGFTGRLVVVEREKQAPYDRTALSKFVPQGDMDIHDVPSLLPESYYQQQQIERINGNVEELDNQRHRLRLEDGKTLSYDRLLLATGATPPRPDLPGKALRGVEVLRSWEQAATLVATVEREHRLVIIGNSFIGMEVAAALRKQAIEVTVVSPHPLPFEKQFGTELGRFFRRRHQEKGVTFVDGDPAAFEGEKASAR from the coding sequence CTGGTCTGCCCGTGGCATAAATCGGTGTTCGCCATCACTGAAAGTCGCCCGGGCTCTCTGCTGGAACCGCCTTCACTGCGGGCACTGAAACGTTTCCCGGTGAAGGTGGAGCAAGATGCCGTCTGGATCGACCCGCAACCGCTTGACGAAGCCACTCCCTTGCAGGCGGCGGATAAACAGCCTACCTATGTGGTATTGGGCACCGGCGCCGGCGGTAGCGCGGCGATAAAAGCGCTGCGTGAGAATGGTTTTACCGGCAGGCTGGTGGTGGTTGAACGTGAAAAACAGGCCCCCTACGATCGTACCGCGCTATCGAAATTTGTGCCGCAGGGCGATATGGATATCCATGACGTGCCCTCCCTGCTGCCGGAATCCTACTATCAGCAACAACAGATAGAGCGCATCAATGGCAATGTGGAAGAACTGGACAACCAGCGCCATCGTTTACGTCTGGAAGACGGTAAGACCCTTTCCTATGATCGTTTACTGTTAGCCACCGGCGCCACGCCGCCGCGGCCGGACCTGCCTGGCAAAGCGCTACGCGGCGTGGAGGTATTGCGCAGCTGGGAACAGGCGGCGACGCTGGTTGCCACCGTCGAGCGGGAGCACCGGCTGGTCATTATCGGCAATAGCTTTATCGGTATGGAGGTGGCGGCGGCGCTGCGTAAACAAGCCATAGAGGTCACGGTCGTTTCGCCCCATCCTTTACCGTTTGAAAAACAATTCGGCACCGAGTTGGGCCGCTTTTTCCGCCGCCGTCACCAGGAGAAAGGCGTCACCTTTGTCGACGGCGATCCGGCCGCTTTTGAAGGGGAAAAAGCGTCAGCGCGGTGA
- a CDS encoding FAD-dependent oxidoreductase, whose protein sequence is MTLKDGRRIDATLVLLATGVAPATRFIHDLPLNDDGSLTVDRTMKVSADIYAIGDIATFPLDGNPTRIEHWRVAQQHGRVAAGAMMDKPHPYDALPFFWTQHYGVRYEYLGHAAKWDQQEIIGSPDEDNFVSLYGLKGNLVTVVAVGRMCTTGVLLIKMGEKLGFTEAQRIVADTHEAES, encoded by the coding sequence GTGACACTGAAAGACGGCCGACGTATTGATGCGACGCTGGTTCTGCTGGCGACGGGCGTGGCGCCGGCGACTCGATTCATCCACGATCTGCCGCTCAATGACGACGGCAGCCTGACCGTTGACCGGACGATGAAGGTGTCCGCAGACATTTATGCCATCGGTGACATCGCGACGTTCCCGCTGGACGGCAATCCTACCCGCATTGAACACTGGCGCGTGGCGCAGCAGCACGGACGTGTCGCCGCCGGTGCGATGATGGATAAGCCACACCCCTATGATGCCTTACCCTTTTTTTGGACCCAGCATTACGGCGTTCGCTATGAATATTTGGGCCATGCCGCTAAATGGGATCAGCAGGAAATTATCGGCTCGCCGGATGAGGATAACTTCGTCTCGCTGTATGGCCTGAAAGGAAATCTGGTGACGGTCGTGGCGGTCGGCCGGATGTGCACGACCGGCGTGCTATTGATTAAAATGGGCGAAAAACTCGGTTTTACCGAGGCGCAGCGCATCGTCGCCGACACCCACGAAGCGGAAAGTTGA
- the aroL gene encoding shikimate kinase AroL, translating into MTQPLFMVGARGCGKTTVGQALARVLGYAFTDTDEMLWRSTGKTVAEIVADEGWAGFRARESEILTSVIQGQTVVATGGGIILSAANRHFMRARGTVVYLHVSAQELARRLQVYPDEEQRPSLTGKPMIEEIADVLAAREKLYQEAAHHILDASQAAPDDVVYAILQQLYPSAAS; encoded by the coding sequence ATGACACAGCCCCTATTTATGGTTGGTGCGCGCGGATGCGGCAAGACCACGGTGGGTCAGGCATTAGCGCGGGTATTGGGATATGCATTTACCGATACCGACGAGATGTTGTGGCGGTCTACCGGCAAGACTGTGGCAGAGATCGTCGCTGACGAAGGCTGGGCGGGCTTTCGGGCAAGGGAGAGCGAAATCCTGACAAGCGTTATTCAAGGGCAAACCGTGGTGGCCACGGGCGGCGGTATTATTTTATCGGCGGCTAACCGACATTTCATGCGCGCGCGCGGCACCGTGGTGTATCTGCACGTGTCGGCGCAGGAGCTTGCGCGCCGTCTACAGGTGTACCCCGATGAGGAGCAGCGGCCCAGTTTGACGGGGAAACCGATGATTGAAGAAATCGCCGACGTGCTCGCCGCACGTGAAAAACTCTATCAAGAAGCGGCACACCACATATTGGACGCCAGTCAGGCGGCGCCGGACGATGTGGTCTACGCCATTTTACAACAGCTCTATCCCAGCGCGGCGAGTTAA
- a CDS encoding IclR family transcriptional regulator, with translation MSTLENAAAVLTLFVQPGTDALPESLSFSDMARRFPLPKSTLSRLLIAMESQGLLARDPHNRHYRVGHLLRSLSPPAPQSGPATLAERAAQALHQLSARYRCTGYLCMLHRDKVRIVDRFQSSAAAPAVYAVGSHLPAMNTAVGRALLACFSEREVIARLMPRQGRLGGFNQPGIVRLLQRLSLVRGQGWDFNRNETRSGYSALATALADSERSEQIGLCLSFVNAGDKGAFPTDKLAGLQFATRMIAQRIYQ, from the coding sequence ATGTCGACATTGGAAAACGCCGCCGCGGTGTTAACGTTGTTCGTCCAGCCGGGCACGGATGCGCTGCCGGAAAGTCTGTCCTTCAGCGACATGGCCCGTCGTTTCCCCTTGCCAAAAAGTACGCTTTCCCGGCTGCTTATCGCAATGGAATCGCAGGGACTGCTCGCGCGGGATCCCCACAACCGCCATTACCGGGTCGGCCACCTGCTGCGCTCATTGAGCCCGCCTGCACCGCAGAGCGGGCCGGCTACGCTTGCTGAGCGGGCGGCGCAGGCGCTACATCAGCTCAGCGCACGCTATCGCTGCACTGGTTATTTATGCATGCTGCATCGGGATAAAGTCCGTATCGTGGACCGATTTCAAAGCAGCGCCGCCGCGCCCGCGGTCTATGCGGTAGGCAGCCATTTGCCCGCCATGAACACGGCGGTCGGCAGAGCGTTGTTGGCCTGTTTTTCCGAGCGGGAAGTCATAGCGCGGTTGATGCCACGCCAGGGTAGGCTGGGGGGATTTAATCAGCCCGGCATTGTCCGCTTGCTGCAGCGATTGTCATTGGTGCGCGGGCAGGGCTGGGACTTCAATCGCAATGAAACCCGCTCGGGTTACAGCGCGCTCGCAACGGCGCTGGCGGACAGCGAGCGGAGTGAGCAGATCGGCTTATGTCTGTCTTTCGTGAACGCCGGCGATAAAGGTGCCTTCCCGACCGATAAGTTGGCGGGTTTGCAGTTCGCTACGCGGATGATTGCCCAACGAATCTATCAGTAA
- the ppnP gene encoding pyrimidine/purine nucleoside phosphorylase has translation MLKVNDYFAGKVKSIGFDAASTGRASVGVMEAGEYTFTTGQPEEMTVVSGALKTLLPSANDWQVFMPGESFYVQAHSEFCLQLAETSSYLCRYLSHSR, from the coding sequence ATGCTGAAGGTGAATGACTATTTTGCAGGGAAAGTGAAGTCCATTGGATTCGACGCCGCCAGCACGGGCCGTGCCAGCGTTGGCGTTATGGAGGCAGGGGAGTACACCTTTACCACCGGCCAGCCGGAAGAAATGACGGTCGTTAGCGGCGCGCTTAAGACGCTGCTGCCCAGCGCCAACGATTGGCAGGTTTTTATGCCGGGGGAGTCGTTCTACGTGCAGGCACACAGCGAATTTTGCCTGCAGCTGGCGGAAACCAGCAGCTATTTATGCAGGTATCTTAGCCACTCGCGCTGA
- a CDS encoding IS256-like element ISSoEn2 family transposase — protein sequence MDEKQLQALANELAKNLKTPEDLSHFDRLLKKISVEAALNAEMTHHLGYDKNQPKPGTNARNGYSTKTVTTGDGPLALRTPRDRDGSFEPQLVKKNQTRITGMDNQILSLYAKGMTTREIAAAFKELYDADVSPALVSKVTDAVMEQVVEWQNRPLDAVYPIVYLDCIVLKVRQDSRIINKSVFLALGINIEGQKELLGMWLAENEGAKFWLNVLTELKNRGLNDILIACVDGLKGFPDAINAVYPEARLQLCIVHMVRNSLRFVSWKDYKAVTRDLKAIYQAPTEEAGLQALEAFSSAWDIRYPQISRSWQANWANLATFFAYPTDIRKVIYTTNAIESLNSVIRHAIKKRKVFPTDDAVKKVVWLAIQAASQKWTMPLRDWRMAMSRFIIEFGDRLDGHF from the coding sequence ATGGACGAAAAACAGTTGCAGGCTCTGGCTAACGAACTGGCCAAAAATCTCAAAACCCCTGAAGATCTCAGTCACTTCGATCGGCTGCTGAAAAAAATCAGCGTCGAAGCAGCTCTCAATGCCGAAATGACCCATCACCTCGGCTACGATAAAAATCAGCCTAAACCGGGGACCAACGCCCGCAACGGCTATTCCACAAAAACCGTTACCACTGGCGATGGCCCGCTGGCGCTGCGTACTCCGCGCGATCGTGACGGTTCCTTTGAACCGCAACTGGTGAAGAAGAACCAGACCCGGATTACCGGGATGGATAACCAGATTTTATCGTTGTACGCCAAAGGGATGACCACCCGCGAGATCGCCGCCGCGTTCAAAGAGCTGTATGACGCCGATGTCTCGCCGGCGCTGGTCTCAAAGGTCACCGATGCGGTCATGGAGCAGGTTGTCGAATGGCAAAACCGGCCTCTGGATGCAGTCTATCCCATTGTTTATCTTGACTGTATCGTTCTAAAAGTCCGGCAGGACAGCCGCATCATCAACAAATCTGTGTTCCTGGCGCTGGGCATCAACATCGAAGGCCAGAAAGAGTTGCTAGGTATGTGGCTGGCCGAAAATGAAGGCGCAAAGTTCTGGCTGAACGTGCTGACAGAGCTGAAAAACCGCGGCCTGAACGATATCCTTATCGCCTGCGTAGACGGGCTGAAAGGTTTCCCTGACGCTATTAACGCGGTGTATCCGGAGGCGCGGCTCCAGCTGTGTATCGTACATATGGTGCGCAACAGCCTGCGGTTCGTCTCCTGGAAGGACTACAAGGCCGTCACCCGCGACCTGAAAGCTATCTATCAGGCCCCTACGGAAGAAGCCGGCTTGCAGGCGCTGGAAGCGTTCTCCAGTGCCTGGGACATCCGCTACCCGCAAATAAGTCGAAGCTGGCAGGCAAACTGGGCCAATCTGGCCACGTTCTTTGCCTACCCAACGGACATCCGCAAGGTGATCTACACGACCAACGCCATCGAGTCGTTAAACAGCGTGATCCGGCATGCCATCAAAAAGCGCAAGGTGTTCCCGACCGACGACGCAGTGAAAAAGGTGGTGTGGCTGGCGATACAGGCGGCCTCACAGAAATGGACAATGCCTTTGAGGGACTGGCGCATGGCAATGAGCCGCTTTATTATCGAGTTCGGTGACCGCCTGGACGGTCACTTCTGA
- a CDS encoding IS5-like element ISSoEn1 family transposase, protein MAKQKFKITNWPAYNNALRQRGDLTVWLDESAIAAWTESTPPEHRGRPLHYTDMAITTVLMIKRVFNLSLRALQGFVDSIFKLMGLSLRCPDYSLVSRRAKTVDISIKTPTRGEISHLVIDGTGLKIFGEGEWKVRQHGAERRRVWRKLHLAVDSATHEIICADLSLSGTTDAQALPGLINQTHRKIREASADSAYDTRYCHDALLRKKIKPLIPPRSGAQYWPARYHERNHAVANQHLSGNNDTWKKKVGYHRRSLAETAMFRFKILLGGHLSLHDYDAQVGEAMAMVKALNRITLLGMPNSVRIM, encoded by the coding sequence ATGGCAAAGCAAAAGTTTAAAATCACCAACTGGCCCGCATATAACAATGCGCTCAGGCAGCGGGGGGACCTGACAGTATGGCTTGATGAGTCAGCCATTGCTGCATGGACTGAGAGTACACCACCTGAACATCGTGGCCGGCCGCTTCACTACACCGATATGGCCATTACCACGGTTCTGATGATAAAGCGCGTGTTTAACCTTTCGCTCCGGGCGTTACAGGGTTTCGTTGACTCGATTTTTAAACTGATGGGGCTGTCGCTGCGCTGCCCAGATTACTCTCTGGTCAGCCGGCGAGCAAAAACCGTCGACATCAGCATAAAAACGCCAACCCGCGGCGAAATCTCACACCTGGTCATCGATGGCACCGGCCTGAAAATCTTCGGCGAAGGCGAATGGAAAGTCAGGCAGCATGGGGCTGAGAGGCGCAGAGTATGGCGCAAGCTTCATCTGGCAGTAGATAGCGCGACACATGAAATTATCTGTGCCGATTTATCGCTAAGCGGTACGACAGATGCGCAGGCGCTGCCCGGGCTGATTAACCAAACCCACCGGAAAATCAGGGAAGCGTCGGCTGACAGTGCTTACGATACGCGTTACTGTCATGATGCTCTGCTGAGGAAAAAAATAAAGCCGCTTATCCCACCGCGAAGTGGTGCGCAATATTGGCCAGCTCGATACCATGAGCGTAACCATGCGGTGGCAAATCAGCATCTGAGCGGCAATAACGATACCTGGAAAAAGAAAGTAGGTTATCACCGGCGTTCACTGGCTGAAACGGCCATGTTCCGGTTTAAAATACTTCTGGGTGGTCATCTGAGTCTGCATGACTATGACGCGCAGGTAGGTGAGGCTATGGCAATGGTCAAAGCGCTTAACCGGATCACGTTGTTAGGAATGCCAAACAGCGTCCGCATCATGTAA
- the sbcD gene encoding exonuclease subunit SbcD, translating into MRIIHTSDWHLGQSFFTKNRVDEHQAFLTWLISQVDEHQVDALIVAGDVFDTGTPPSYARELFNRFVVSLQPTGCRLVALAGNHDAVAMLNESCALLACLNTRIVAGGNGEDQVWVLDDRHGAPGAVLCAVPFLRPRDVLVSRGGLSGGEKQQALLDAIAERYQQLYQRAQRLRDALPSPVPIIATGHLTTVGASTTDSVRDIYIGALDAFPARLFPPADYIALGHIHRPQIIGGNDCIRYCGSSIPLSFDEAGQPKQVNLVTFQDGLPPRITPLTVPETQPMRLIKGPVDEIERQLRGYADYRGERPVWLDIEVVADGYLTDIQQHLQALAEPLPVEVVLLRRSREQRSSGLHPLQQETLSELSVSEVFERRLALEEAPDEPRCQRIRGLFEQVVGDVHDGREEA; encoded by the coding sequence ATGCGCATTATTCACACTTCTGATTGGCATCTGGGTCAGTCGTTTTTCACCAAAAACCGCGTCGACGAACATCAGGCGTTTCTGACGTGGCTGATCAGCCAGGTGGATGAACACCAGGTGGACGCCTTGATTGTAGCGGGCGATGTATTCGATACCGGTACACCACCCAGCTATGCCCGCGAATTATTCAACCGTTTCGTCGTGTCGCTGCAGCCGACCGGCTGTCGTCTGGTGGCGCTGGCGGGCAATCATGACGCGGTCGCGATGCTCAATGAATCCTGCGCGCTGCTGGCGTGCCTGAATACGCGCATTGTGGCCGGCGGCAACGGCGAGGACCAGGTGTGGGTGCTAGACGATCGCCACGGCGCGCCGGGCGCGGTGCTGTGCGCCGTTCCCTTTCTGCGGCCGCGGGATGTACTGGTCAGCCGCGGCGGCCTGTCGGGAGGTGAAAAGCAGCAGGCGTTGCTTGATGCCATCGCCGAGCGCTATCAGCAGCTGTATCAACGCGCGCAGCGGTTGCGCGACGCGCTCCCCTCCCCGGTCCCGATTATCGCCACCGGCCATCTCACGACGGTCGGCGCCAGCACCACCGACTCGGTGCGCGATATTTACATCGGCGCTCTCGATGCTTTTCCCGCGCGGTTGTTCCCGCCCGCGGATTATATCGCCCTGGGCCATATCCACCGGCCGCAGATTATCGGCGGCAATGACTGCATCCGCTATTGCGGCTCGTCGATACCGCTAAGTTTTGATGAAGCGGGTCAGCCGAAACAGGTCAATCTGGTCACCTTTCAGGACGGTCTGCCGCCGCGGATAACGCCGCTGACGGTGCCCGAAACGCAGCCAATGCGGCTTATCAAAGGCCCTGTGGATGAGATAGAGCGGCAGTTGCGCGGCTATGCTGATTATCGCGGCGAACGCCCGGTGTGGCTGGACATTGAGGTTGTGGCCGACGGCTATCTCACCGACATACAGCAGCATCTCCAGGCGTTGGCGGAGCCGTTACCGGTAGAGGTGGTATTGCTGCGCCGCAGCCGCGAGCAGCGGTCTAGCGGCCTTCATCCGTTACAGCAGGAGACGCTTAGCGAATTGAGCGTGAGCGAGGTGTTTGAACGGCGGCTGGCGCTGGAGGAGGCGCCGGATGAACCCCGCTGCCAGCGCATCCGGGGCCTGTTTGAACAGGTGGTCGGCGATGTACACGATGGCCGGGAGGAAGCATGA
- the secF gene encoding protein translocase subunit SecF: MAQQQRNVEKLNYGRKVYDFIRWDYVAFTLSAILLIASIAIMAVRGFNWGLDFTGGTVIELNLEKAVDLDQMRDALEHAGFTDPLVQNFGSSRDVMVRMPPVQDGRGQELGNKVLGVINQATGQNAAVKRVEFVGPSVGSDLAQDGGMALLVALICILIYVGFRFEWRLATGAVLALAHDVVITLGVLSLFHIEIDLTIIASLMSVIGYSLNDSIVVSDRIRENFRKIRRGSAYDIFNVSLTQTLSRTIMTSATTLMVVLMLLIFGGAMLRGFSTTLFIGVFIGTVSSIYVASALALKLGMKREHLLQQKVEKEGADQPSLLP; encoded by the coding sequence GTGGCTCAGCAACAAAGAAATGTCGAAAAATTGAACTACGGCCGTAAAGTCTACGACTTTATACGCTGGGATTATGTGGCGTTCACCCTGTCGGCCATCCTGCTTATCGCCTCCATCGCCATCATGGCGGTGCGGGGCTTTAACTGGGGGCTGGATTTCACGGGCGGTACGGTAATTGAACTTAACCTGGAAAAGGCCGTCGATCTTGACCAGATGCGTGACGCGCTTGAACATGCGGGCTTCACGGATCCGCTGGTGCAGAATTTCGGCAGCAGTCGCGATGTGATGGTCCGTATGCCCCCGGTGCAAGACGGCCGTGGGCAGGAGCTGGGCAATAAAGTGCTCGGAGTGATTAATCAGGCAACCGGGCAGAATGCCGCCGTGAAGCGGGTCGAGTTTGTCGGACCTAGCGTCGGCAGCGATCTGGCTCAGGACGGAGGCATGGCGCTGCTGGTGGCGTTGATCTGTATCCTGATTTATGTCGGCTTCCGGTTTGAATGGCGGCTGGCGACCGGGGCGGTGTTGGCGCTGGCCCATGACGTGGTGATTACGCTTGGGGTTCTGTCGCTGTTTCATATCGAGATCGATCTGACGATTATCGCCTCCCTGATGTCGGTGATTGGCTACTCGCTGAACGACAGTATCGTGGTGTCGGACCGTATCCGTGAGAACTTCCGCAAAATTCGCCGCGGCAGCGCCTACGATATTTTTAACGTCTCGCTGACGCAGACCTTGAGCCGGACCATCATGACCTCGGCCACTACATTGATGGTGGTGTTGATGCTGTTGATATTCGGCGGCGCGATGCTGCGCGGCTTCTCCACAACGCTGTTTATCGGCGTCTTTATCGGCACCGTCAGCTCCATCTATGTGGCGTCGGCGTTGGCGCTTAAGCTCGGCATGAAACGCGAACATCTGTTGCAGCAGAAGGTGGAAAAAGAGGGCGCCGATCAGCCTTCGCTGCTGCCCTAA
- the yajC gene encoding preprotein translocase subunit YajC, with the protein MSFFVSDAVAAIGAPSQSSPYSLVVMLVVFGLIFYFMILRPQQKRAKTHKELMNSISKGDEVLTTGGLVGRVVKVADTGYISIALNDTNEVVIKRDFVAAVLPKGTMKAL; encoded by the coding sequence ATGAGCTTTTTCGTTTCTGACGCCGTTGCCGCCATCGGTGCTCCGTCCCAGTCAAGTCCTTACTCTCTGGTGGTGATGCTGGTTGTTTTCGGTCTGATCTTTTATTTCATGATCCTGCGCCCACAGCAAAAGCGCGCCAAGACGCATAAAGAGTTGATGAATTCCATTTCCAAAGGAGATGAAGTTCTGACGACCGGCGGTCTGGTGGGGCGCGTGGTGAAAGTCGCTGACACCGGCTATATTTCCATCGCGCTCAACGATACCAATGAAGTGGTCATCAAGCGTGATTTTGTGGCCGCCGTTTTGCCGAAAGGTACGATGAAAGCGCTGTAA
- a CDS encoding ACP phosphodiesterase, protein MNFLAHLHLATLAHSSLLGNLMADFVRGDPEGLYSPAIVAGIRMHRRIDSLTDSHEAVKQVRTLFSPTTRRVAPIALDVVWDHFLSRHWLRVEPQLPLAEFVLRAQREIAPALPDTPVGFQSLNRYLWRERWLLHYADGPFLAQVLNGMAQRHPRLSALGEIYPEIQTHYDRLETAFWQLYPAMMHVARQGALGH, encoded by the coding sequence ATAAATTTTCTTGCTCATCTGCATCTCGCCACCCTGGCGCATAGCTCCCTGCTCGGAAATCTGATGGCGGATTTTGTCCGCGGCGATCCCGAAGGCCTCTATTCACCCGCGATTGTGGCGGGGATTCGTATGCATCGCCGAATTGATAGCCTTACCGATAGTCACGAAGCGGTAAAGCAGGTGCGCACGCTGTTTTCGCCCACGACGCGGCGGGTGGCGCCTATCGCGCTGGATGTAGTCTGGGATCATTTTCTGTCGCGCCACTGGCTGCGGGTCGAGCCACAGTTGCCGCTGGCGGAATTCGTCTTGCGGGCGCAGCGGGAAATCGCGCCCGCGCTGCCGGATACGCCGGTGGGGTTTCAATCCCTTAACCGCTATCTGTGGCGGGAACGCTGGCTGCTGCACTATGCCGATGGGCCTTTTCTGGCCCAGGTGCTAAACGGTATGGCCCAGCGCCACCCGCGGCTGTCGGCGCTGGGCGAGATTTATCCGGAGATCCAAACCCATTATGACCGGCTGGAAACGGCGTTTTGGCAACTTTATCCGGCGATGATGCATGTAGCGCGCCAGGGCGCGCTGGGCCACTGA